The genomic interval ATCACTGATACTTTAGTATTGATGTAATTCATTTTACTTGTGCATAAAACCATGACTATCGCATcacataatattattttaCTAATTTTGAATACATTaggtttagtttgtttgtttgttgcagctCAGTATTATACTATAGATTTGTTTCTAGCTTTCTGTTGTACATCGGAGGCCAGCAGCTACTGAAAATATTCAGAACGGAAATCAGGTGATAGTCAAGTATTATACATGCAACTCAATAAATAACTATTTGCTTACAGCTTTGGCTTGTTAGGAGACATGATGACAGCCATGAACAAAGTATGTAATGGTCAGTCtcataccagaccctctcctaTGCCCAGTTCGCATATGTCATGACAACGCTGGCGACGGGAATCGGGCACGACAGTatgagagggtctggtatgCGGCTAGTAATGGTTGTGTGGTAGCCATAAGGTTCTAacattgtttgtttatttttctgATGTTAACTAGTCGTTTGAATCAGACAATGCAAAGACGGTTGTTGATATACTGGAATGTCTTAGTCAGACCGGACGCTTTTCGCTAACGTGTCAGTTTCTGAGCAGCAATGAAAAATTTGAGGTATTACTTGGGTATTTGACCTCTTGAACATACTAATATTGCATGCAATTTTGCTCGTTCTAGATTTCAAGGTTATTTGAAAAACTTGAGACGACAAGCGAAGCAGAACTTTCAAGACTTAGAGAAACGTATCTAGGGAACTAAAGTTGCAATATGTAGTTGTGGAGATATCCGGTAGGACTGAACATGTAAGCACTCAAGATTGATATTTATTAGTGACGAACCTTGAGTCGTCTATGACTATGACTCGATAGAAGCAGCTTACGTTTTTGTATCTTTTCTGAAAGACTGAGCTCAATTATAGAGCcagtcaatatttatgttTAAATCAAAATCTTTGATTAATGACTTTAGTTGGCTGGAAGTTCCACATGCGTGTAACGGTTTAAGCGCATGCGTAACAAGGTGTTCAATAAAAGCCCTTTCTGGCAGCGCACACAAAGGGCCTGAGTACGAGGCTATATTGCAGATTGCCTTTGTACAGTACGTGTATGCCACAAACACTCACCAGACTTCTTGTTGACACCTCATTAATTACTGCTAAATACCTATTGTGTTGTTTTTGATTTACGATTGCGCAGTTTGCCTGCCATGTTGACTTCCTCGATACGGGAGATTCCTATAGCTAAATGGATGCTGCGATGTCTTGCTAGACTAGTTTGTACTCAGTTCTGTCGTCTGATTCGCTAGAACTTCGTGGTGATTTATCAATCTCGACCGCTACTGCAGTGGAAGAGACCGAGAGTGAGGCAATAGGTGCGTGTAACTAGACAAGATGTAGCAACTCGACTTGTACAGTAGGAGCTAGCGCGGCTAcattgtaatttaattaatggcaACGATTGTCTCTGGGGAAGTCCTgatagtgtactgtacacccttTGAAGTGACCGTACACATGTGTACCGTGGGCGCGAACATGAGGGCTTGACGAGAGTTTGTCTATTTCAGAGTGATGGAGTTGCCTAATGGTAGAGAATCCGATCGTTTCAATCAACTTCTTGACACAGTCTGCACTGACTTGTCTACGGATGGACTGAAACGACTGCATGCGTTCTGTGTGGATGCTAAGCTCTTCAGTCATGAACATCTGGGCAACCTATCGACGTCCGCTCTGTTGAGTGAGCTGAATCGGTTTGGTTTAGTCAATAGAGACAACGTGCAGCTGTTGAAGTTTATTGCAAGAGCTTGCAGGCAACATGCACTTCTGGATGTGATCAAACAGTTTGAAAAAACTCGACCTTTGCTCCCCTTGCCAGCAAACTTTGAAAAATGGGATTGCACAAGTAGGATGCTGTCATCATAGTTGATATAGTACCGAGTGATATTaatgtatttgtttctttatcaGTACCAAATCACAGTATTGTTAATATCCTTGTGCTGGATACCGCTGATAATATTGATCGAAGAAGAATAGAAAATGTGTTGAGATCAACTGCTGATGTCTGTGGTGTTGAGTACCACGAGATGGCCTGGCTTGGCTTCAAGGAGGATGGAGATGGGATGATAGCTGTTATGGTGTTGATACCAAGCAAGTGCTTAGCTACTCTGCAATTCAAACTGGATAGGGATAACGACAGAACACTGGAAGAAATAGGGATTGtgagtgttgttgttgttgtgggagCTAAGATGAAGCCAAGGTTTGGTAAGAGAATTGGAATGTTAGGTGTTGGTGCAGAGTTACAGTTTCTTactgttttgtgtatttaGAACCCACGAGATTGAGATCCGGTAACCTAGATGTTTTAGAATTGCCTCGAGTGAAGGGTAACGAAACCGTTGTTtagcacgcgtgcacacacacacacacacacacacacacacacacacacacacacacacacacaccagcataCAGTTACATGCTCTTGAAGGCAATGATTGAGTATGATGATGCCGTCTGTGTCCAGGCTTAGTGAGAAAAATCACTGATGGCAACACAGTTACACTATCAGAAATAGCCAGTGCAGCAGGGCAAGACGTTCCTATTCGTGTCTTTACTTTCCTACTGGCACATGCAACCAATTGCCACAACGCTGTGGCAGTAGATGATTTAGCACACATTGTCTGTTTGAGAAAAAAGGCAGGACAGTCTGTGTTTGACATTctacaaacaatgaaaacaCCAATAAGTTTGAAGCTGCTATCCAATGCCTACATTGCTGGTAGAGAGAAGCTTGTCCGCGCTCTTGTTCACCTAAAATTTGTTCTTCATCCTGCTGTTGAGTCATACACTGTCCTGCTTGCTACAGTGTGTCAGAATAAGGATTATCCACTGAGTCTATTTCGGTTCCTACTGAAAAGTGAGGAGACAATTGAAGAACCTTTTCAAGACTGCAGTAGGGATGATGTGTATCAGAAATGTGTCACATATTGCTGTATCAACGAGCGTGATGATCTTGCTGCGGTCCTACTGAAACGAGGAGCAACGGTAGCAGCAGAGACGTTGAGATGTTACTCCTCGTGTGTTGGTCGTGCAATGAAGCACATTGGTTGCCACTTGTATGCCATTCTGACTCCGAAATGCCTCGTTAGGTGTGCCGAGCTCTCTTGGCAAAGTCGTCGTCTCACCCAGATTTATAATGATTGGCTTAGTCGAGACAATCTTGCAGCTTTTCTGACAAAGCTGGACATATCAGACAACGGTCTTGGCTCCATTCCATCGAGCATACTGGACGGTACACTGACACGTCTGGAAGAGGTCGATTGCTCTCAGAATAGTCTCACATCCTTGTATCATGATGTGGACGAACCTTATCAACGCACGTACACGTACAAGTAGGCTACTCATTGTGCCTCATTCTGTTGAGTGTGAATggcttgtattgtgttgcagGTTGAAGGTGTTCAACGCGTCAAGGAATCAACTGAAAAGGTTGCCACTTCGTCTGTTTCAGATCCCCTCTCTTGAGATCCTCAACGTTTCTCGAAACTCTTTGACAAGTCTCCCCGGTCCTGACCAGTTTCTAGAGACATCAAGCGATAGCGGTTCTCTTGAACTTGCAGAGCCCCGTTGGCTGTGTACATGGCTAAAAGAATTAAACGTAGCACACAATGCTCTTACTCAATTGCCTGAATCTTTTGGGAACGTTTTGCAGCTACGAAAACTGAACTTGTCGAACAACAAACTGAACAGTATAGCTCAGTCGCTCTGTAAAGCACGCTTCCTGGAGCATATAGATTTGAGTGTCAATTGTCTTGGTGCAGCTAGTATTGAAGCCAACTTGAATTACCTTCCTGATTCTGTTCAGATATTGAAATTATGTGGCAATGACTTCAGTTTTATGCCTATGGCTGTGCTCAAAATGATGGGCTTGCGACGACTCTACGTCGCTAAGAACTGCATAAGCCACCTGCCATACCCACAACAGTGGCACCTTCCACATCTGGAGGTACTCGATCTACATGATAATAAGCTGGATTGTGGTGAAGGCACAATTTTACTACCCGAATCATTCGGCAAAACTCTTACTTACCTTGATATCAGCCACAACCAGCTGACAAAGTTTCCCAGAACTATTTTAGGGCTCAAGAGACTTATTTGTGTCAAATTGGAAGGGTGAGAGTTGGTGTGTGCAATACATACTGCATGAGTAGTAAATGGTGTTTAATACTCTTGTAGCAATCCAAAGATAACTGAATTGCCCAAAGAAATTCCGACTCTCAAGAGACTGTTTGAGTTGAAGATTGATGACATGCTGACAGCTGTCCAAAAATTCGATGAGACGTTTCGTTCTGGTAGCTTCATCTATAGGTCATGTCAAGTATGTTACTGTGTTACAATATTATTACAGACTCTCCCACAATTCACTACAGCAGAGTGAAGAAGATTATCAGAGACATCTATTATGACTATGGAGTCTATTGTGGAGTCAAGGTAGCCATAAGTGGCAGTGAGGTGAGTAACTTTTCATCCCTTCCTCTATTTTAGAACTTGATCGTGTAACTGCATTGTGTTTAGGTTGCGCGAGCTAATGTATTGCAAGAGCTGACGGTTAAAAATTATTCTGATGCAGCAGAACGGCGCGTGGTATACAGTCTGGTGTCTAGCAGTGACACGTTGAAGACCTTTAGGCCCAGACTCTTTAGACGACACAGCAGGAATGTGAAGGTGACAACCAGCGCGctctatcacacacacacttgattcCTCCTTTATAATCAGGCTGTCTTCTTAGACTGATATCACTACAACTTTCAAGTTGTGGAGCATACCTGGTAATGATTGCCACTACTGTTTTGTCTACGTCTTCGATCATCATGCTGTCAATTTGTCAGATAATTGCAGCTTCATTGTGCTGCAGCAGGTTTTCTTCTCCGAAAACACGATTCACTTGTTGGTGTGGGATGATAGTGACGGTCCGTCGGGGCTGGATTTGATAGAAGACACACTCAAATTGATCAGAGTGAGTAACTGACGTTTAGACTTCTAGCATGTCAGCCAAATGTAGATAAATCACTGACTTATTACATCTCAAATAACGGTATAGGGAAGCAAGTATTCAGTTCGTACAGCTGTGGTTGTATTGAAGTCGGGACAACTCACGTACACGTCCGATATCCAACAACGAATTGCTTCTCTGGGAGACAAAATCGGTCTCGCTGCCATCACTGTCGACTGCCACCGACGACGTCACAGTAATTCGACTTTTCTTCGAGATCACATCTTCTCGACTGCAGTAGAATTGGCAAATATTAGTGAGAGTGCAATGGGAGAAAACAGCTGCGCGGTATACACATTCGCTTTACAGcacaaattaatatatttatagattAAAATCTAATAATGTATTGATTTGTGCTGCCAGCCTCTCATATATTTCTGTATTTCAGGTTCCCGCGAGTTTCCGTCACGCAGCAAGAACGCTGTTCAGCAAGAACAGCGAAACAACCGAAGCGTCCGTTTGTTCCCGCAAGTTTGTTGAAAATCACATGTTCCCGAACGGCTTCAGCGACCCGGACGATTTCGACGAAGGCAAGCTAAGCTATTGCTTCTTGTACAGTCCTTCTTAACGCGGGCGAGATGACCCCAGGGGAGCACAGCTCTCACTCGCCTCGTATGCGTTAAGAGGGACTGCAAGACGCTGGTGTTTATTGTTGTCGTATGCATATGCTTGCAGCGATGAGGTTTTTGATGAGGATCGGTTCTCTGCTCCACTATGAAGACACACCTCGTAATCTCTACCAATACTTCTTTCTCAACATGGATATTGTATCGCGCGTACTGGTGGCTGTAACGAGCGGTGGTTCATCTCACTTGTCGTCCGGTGTTTCCCACACTCGTCACATCTACGCCATCTTCACAAAACTCTCCATCTCGGCGGCCGACGGTGATGCCCTCTTTGCTCTCCTCATCAAGCTCAGCGTCGTCGTGCCACTCGATTGTTGTCGTTGTCTCTTGCCGTTTCGCTTACCTCGTCAGAAACCAGGCCTCAATTTGTCACTGTCTCAGTACCTCATTCCTATACAATCCGAACAATCTGATGTCCCTATACAATCTGATGTCGATACCGATTTGATGCCGGATGCTCGTGCTACCTATGTCCGTCGTCTCTACTCTATTACCAGCTTACCGCCTTGCTTTTGGGGTCAATTTGTGAGCGCGCTGCTCGTCCAGATCCAGCCGTTGCTTGATTCGTTGCATGACGGAGACGGTGATCATAATCACGATCAGCATCAAGCAAAGACCGATGCGGTGTTTTGGGCTGGAGGTATTGTGGCGTTGTACGACGAGGGATGCTTCATTGTCAACGTGGTCGAGAGTGATTTGAGTGAGGAGACGGGTTCGATGGAAGGAGGCAAGTTATGTATGAAGAACGGACTCGATATCGTCGTGTTCGACCGTCGCCGTCGATTCGCAGTATTAGGTCTCATCTGTAGTCACGTAGAGAGACTTCTACAAGAGTGGATCGACACCAGTGGTATATCCATCACTCCTCTAGATTGAAATCTCTGTTAGTTACTACTTTGTGTTTTCCAGATGATGATCATGCTTATACATCCGTTGAAGAGACGGTCTTGTCTATCAAGAGGCTCATTCCATATCCACCGTTTGATCTGTCCAGCAACCATTCTGTCGACGAACGTCTCAATGATCTCATTTTCGAGCACGCGATACCGCAGCATGCGACACTCGAGAGCGTCGAAGATTGCGCACAGGCGATCGTCGAGGGTTCAATCCTCACCGTCGGCAATACAAAAACTGCCGTCGACGTCTCGCATTTGGTACCCGACCTCACACTCTCGAGCATACCGCCAAACGAACGTCTCGACGACAGAGACGTTAAGATCGAGGTGACACCGGAAGGAAACTTGGGCAGTGGCGGATTTGCTAACGTTTTTCTCGGCTACGTCGACGACGACCAGGCTGCATTCAAGATCTTTGCCACCATAGTCACACCTCCTATATTCGACGAAATCCAATTGGAAACAAAAGAGGAAATCATCAGTCGCGGACCCAAAAGAGGCAGTCGACACTCATCAAAGAGAAAGCAAGTCAAAGTCAAGAAGGTGGCGAGTTTGAGTCAACTGAAGATGAACAAGTCGTTTGTCGTAGCGAGTATAGGAAACGCAGCAGTCAGTGAGGAAGAAGTGAAGGCGGCCGTTCGTCCTCCTACACCTCGACTCGATCCCCATCAGTGTTTCAAGCATCTGCGCGATTTATTACAAGAAGTGGCGGTCATGAAGCAGTTGCAGCATAAGCATATTGTCCAGTTCAAGGGTGTTCTCTTCGATCCGTATCTGTGTCTCGTCATGGAGTTCGCTCCCGGCGGCAATCTGGCGTCGCTCATCAACGAGCGAAGAGACGAGATCGGATCGCTCTCCGATCTACTCAACGGAGTCCATTACTCCGGTATCGCACATGATGGCATCATGGGTCGAGAATTGACGCACAGAATAGCTTTCCAAGTGAGTTATCGGTGTATATATGTTATGCGCAAAGCAAGATACGGGCAAAGCGTGGATTTCTAGGTTTTCTGGGTAATttgagggttagggttaggattagggttagggtcagggtcaggtttagggtcagggttagggtcagagtcagggtcagggtcaggttTAAGGCTAGGATAAAGTGTTAGGGTAAGGGTCAGAGTCAGGGTCAGTTTAGGGTCAGAGTCAAGGTCAGGGTAAGGGTCAAAGTAAGAGTCAGTCAGGGTCaggtttagggttaggggtaGGCGTCCAAACCATGGATCGCCTAACCTTAACCCTGACgctgaccctaaccctgaccttTACCATAACTCTAACCCTCAAATTACCTGGAAAACTAGGAATCCAcggtttgtccatatccacGCTTTGCGCATAACGTGTATACAGGTTCGCCTTTTAGATGACGAAGCgcgtttttgtttgtgtggcaGATTGCGCTGGGACTCGAATATCTTCACAGTAAGTCAATATGTCATCTCGATATGAAGCCGGAAAACGTGTTGGTGTGGTCCGATTCGGTGACGGCTCCCGTCAATGTCAAAATCACGGATTACGGCATCGCTCTCAACATGACGACCGTCGGAGTTAGGAATGTGCGTGGAACGATCGGATATCAAGCGCCCGAGCAATTATTGTTGAAGAATCGCACAAGCCAGTCGTTTGACTTGCGGGTGAgtcgtgcacgtgtgtgcctTGCTTGTCGGTTTGAAGTCGGTAAAGTTTCATGTTTGGTTCAGGTGGATGTATTTGCGTACGGTATGATGATATATTACTTGCTGACCGGCGTTCATCCGTTTGAAGAAGACATAATCAAGCGCGACAGAGTCGAGCAAAACGTCAGACAGAACGACCGTCCGTCTCTGCCCACCGGTCAGTCtttgattcgtttgcagtcTCTTATCGCTCGCTGCTGGCAATATTGGCCGAGCGAGAGACCGTCCCCTTGTGAGATAGTTTCCGAAATGTGTGAGGCGTCGTTCCATCTGCAGTGCGATGATCTTGCGGTAAACGGCAAGCATCACATCTTGGCAACCGCGTTGATGACGGAAGAGCTCGTGCGTCAACACAGCGATAGCATCGAGTCTTTAGGGGCCCGTTTTCCTCTGCGCAGTCCTCTTGTCCGTCACCGCTCGTGGACGTGCGGTCAAGTGCCTTCTCCTAGATCGAGAAGAAGCCCTCGGTCACGCAATAGACCAACGAGTTTGGTAAGTGAAGATAATGTGCGGCCAGCGTTGTCGCTAGCTGGCAGACAGTTGAGCCTCCCAACAACCATTACCAAGCCGTTTTCACGTCCTTTCCTCACGGAAACGCTTTCGGAATTCGAcgaaaagaaagaaaatttCCTTCGTTCTCCCTCACCAACGTCTCCTCGTTCACGTACTCCTACTCCACAAGACGTTTCTGGTGAAAGCAAGAGATCTTCGAAAGATTATCAAGAATATCAAGAATATCAAGAATATCAAGAATATCAAGAGGATGAGGCAACACCGGGAGAATTCAGTTCTGGAGAAGAGTCCGACTTGTCATCGGAAGACGAAATAGCGGAGACGCTTTTCTCGTTCGCACTTTGCATCACTTCAGATTCTCTTTTGGTAGCCGACCCGCTTATCAGCCGCTTTCTGTGTAAGCAGACGAccaataaattgatatcaggTGATGTGTCTGCAGTCTTGTTTCTACACAATAGACTATGGATTGGATTTCAATCCAAAGAAATTCAGGTGTTCGAGTGCGTCAACGGTGAAATCACCGAGGGAATCAAACATCAATCATTTACCTGTAACGACGTTGTACAAGATTTCCAGTATCAAATCTTCCCTGATAGCAAAGAAGCCAAAGTTTTCGCGCTGCTATCAAACGGTCAAATAGTTGTCGTAAAGGGACACAAACACGCCACCGCTCATGCCCGGACTCCGAGGCTGTTACACGAATGGGGCAGAGATGCTTTCTATCAATGGGATCAACCGGAAGTGAGAACTGTAGGCAACATTGGTTTCGAAAGAGAAGATGCAGCCAAAGTCACGTCGTGTATTGTACTTCCAAGGCTTGGAGAACTATGGTTCTGTCAAGGAAACAGCATTATAGCAGTCGATACTATCAAGAGCCCGGAGCAGTTAATCGAAATCGATGGCTCACCTGCAGACGGCATCACTGTGACGGATATCACAATGATCAAACACGCCGTCCTTGTAAAAGATTCCGTGTGGTGCAGTGGTGACGCAAGCTGCCGTACTCTCTGCGAAATACAAGTGCCACCCGTAACTCAAAAGGCAAGCTTCAAGCATCAATGTTGGAAACTAGACCAACTCATTTCTAGTATACTCGGATGCTCTAAATCGACAGGCCGTGCAGGATATGTCTACAACAGACGAAGTCTGATGAGCAACACGAACCATCACAATCCTCAATCGATTCAATGTTTAGCAGCGGTCAACGACACCGTGTGGGTAGCATGCAACGACGGTTCTATCCTCGTTGTTTGCAAAGATGACGACGACACGGTCCGCGTCCTGGCGACGCTGCAATGTCGTCCAACTCTCGACCATGCCGTTGCAAAAACGGGAGAAAAACCGCCATcgataacaataacaaacatgcATCAAGTTGGCAACCGAGTTTTAGTCTATCACAAAACGCATCCGGTCAGTAAACAAGGTGCAGAGAAGATGGTCATAGCAGGAGTGTTCGAGGCAGTCGACAGCTCGCAGCTTAAGAACATAACGTCATACTATAATATAGACAGCGCCTAACGAGTGTATAGATAGAAAACAACTTATCACATAATATGTATTCCTAGGTGGTTGTTAGAGGTTGCTATGGAAACAAATTTGTGCTCAATAATTAAGGTAATAAAATAGTTGCGACCAGCAACGGTCACGGTTCATCCGGTATTGATGACAACAGTCCGATACTTCTCAGTGTAGACGCCGTTCCGAGAAGCACGCAGACTCGAGGAAATCCCGCGTAAACGAGCTGTCTTCCAAACTAACAAATTGATATCTATGCGGTCACCTTACTATACCACCTTACTATATCAACCGACGACTCACCTCGGCAGTGTCGTTGTGTTTGTTTCCGAAGACGATGATGGATTTGCCGCGTTGCTTTTTTAATTGCGCTCCGTCTCCTGTCGGAAGCAGCGCGCCTTCACGAGAAAACGACTGACCTTGAGGTAAATTCAACGAACGCGGCACGTGACCGCGGTTAAATCTAAAAATGTGCAATGAACTGCTGCACACATCTGCGCAATTCGTttctagcctcggcctcccaacCTCCTTGTAGCGCcaactaatttttaatttaattaatttaattaaaatacaaattttaat from Corticium candelabrum chromosome 14, ooCorCand1.1, whole genome shotgun sequence carries:
- the LOC134190272 gene encoding uncharacterized protein LOC134190272 isoform X1 — encoded protein: MAWLGFKEDGDGMIAVMVLIPSKCLATLQFKLDRDNDRTLEEIGIVSVVVVVGAKMKPRFEPTRLRSGNLDVLELPRVKGLVRKITDGNTVTLSEIASAAGQDVPIRVFTFLLAHATNCHNAVAVDDLAHIVCLRKKAGQSVFDILQTMKTPISLKLLSNAYIAGREKLVRALVHLKFVLHPAVESYTVLLATVCQNKDYPLSLFRFLLKSEETIEEPFQDCSRDDVYQKCVTYCCINERDDLAAVLLKRGATVAAETLRCYSSCVGRAMKHIGCHLYAILTPKCLVRCAELSWQSRRLTQIYNDWLSRDNLAAFLTKLDISDNGLGSIPSSILDGTLTRLEEVDCSQNSLTSLYHDVDEPYQRTYTYKLKVFNASRNQLKRLPLRLFQIPSLEILNVSRNSLTSLPGPDQFLETSSDSGSLELAEPRWLCTWLKELNVAHNALTQLPESFGNVLQLRKLNLSNNKLNSIAQSLCKARFLEHIDLSVNCLGAASIEANLNYLPDSVQILKLCGNDFSFMPMAVLKMMGLRRLYVAKNCISHLPYPQQWHLPHLEVLDLHDNKLDCGEGTILLPESFGKTLTYLDISHNQLTKFPRTILGLKRLICVKLEGNPKITELPKEIPTLKRLFELKIDDMLTAVQKFDETFRSDSPTIHYSRVKKIIRDIYYDYGVYCGVKVAISGSEVARANVLQELTVKNYSDAAERRVVYSLVSSSDTLKTFRPRLFRRHSRNVKTDITTTFKLWSIPGNDCHYCFVYVFDHHAVNLSDNCSFIVLQQVFFSENTIHLLVWDDSDGPSGLDLIEDTLKLIRGSKYSVRTAVVVLKSGQLTYTSDIQQRIASLGDKIGLAAITVDCHRRRHSNSTFLRDHIFSTAVELANISESAMGENSCAVPASFRHAARTLFSKNSETTEASVCSRKFVENHMFPNGFSDPDDFDEAMRFLMRIGSLLHYEDTPRNLYQYFFLNMDIVSRVLVAVTSGGSSHLSSGVSHTRHIYAIFTKLSISAADGDALFALLIKLSVVVPLDCCRCLLPFRLPRQKPGLNLSLSQYLIPIQSEQSDVPIQSDVDTDLMPDARATYVRRLYSITSLPPCFWGQFVSALLVQIQPLLDSLHDGDGDHNHDQHQAKTDAVFWAGGIVALYDEGCFIVNVVESDLSEETGSMEGGKLCMKNGLDIVVFDRRRRFAVLGLICSHVERLLQEWIDTSDDDHAYTSVEETVLSIKRLIPYPPFDLSSNHSVDERLNDLIFEHAIPQHATLESVEDCAQAIVEGSILTVGNTKTAVDVSHLVPDLTLSSIPPNERLDDRDVKIEVTPEGNLGSGGFANVFLGYVDDDQAAFKIFATIVTPPIFDEIQLETKEEIISRGPKRGSRHSSKRKQVKVKKVASLSQLKMNKSFVVASIGNAAVSEEEVKAAVRPPTPRLDPHQCFKHLRDLLQEVAVMKQLQHKHIVQFKGVLFDPYLCLVMEFAPGGNLASLINERRDEIGSLSDLLNGVHYSGIAHDGIMGRELTHRIAFQIALGLEYLHSKSICHLDMKPENVLVWSDSVTAPVNVKITDYGIALNMTTVGVRNVRGTIGYQAPEQLLLKNRTSQSFDLRVDVFAYGMMIYYLLTGVHPFEEDIIKRDRVEQNVRQNDRPSLPTGQSLIRLQSLIARCWQYWPSERPSPCEIVSEMCEASFHLQCDDLAVNGKHHILATALMTEELVRQHSDSIESLGARFPLRSPLVRHRSWTCGQVPSPRSRRSPRSRNRPTSLVSEDNVRPALSLAGRQLSLPTTITKPFSRPFLTETLSEFDEKKENFLRSPSPTSPRSRTPTPQDVSGESKRSSKDYQEYQEYQEYQEYQEDEATPGEFSSGEESDLSSEDEIAETLFSFALCITSDSLLVADPLISRFLCKQTTNKLISGDVSAVLFLHNRLWIGFQSKEIQVFECVNGEITEGIKHQSFTCNDVVQDFQYQIFPDSKEAKVFALLSNGQIVVVKGHKHATAHARTPRLLHEWGRDAFYQWDQPEVRTVGNIGFEREDAAKVTSCIVLPRLGELWFCQGNSIIAVDTIKSPEQLIEIDGSPADGITVTDITMIKHAVLVKDSVWCSGDASCRTLCEIQVPPVTQKASFKHQCWKLDQLISSILGCSKSTGRAGYVYNRRSLMSNTNHHNPQSIQCLAAVNDTVWVACNDGSILVVCKDDDDTVRVLATLQCRPTLDHAVAKTGEKPPSITITNMHQVGNRVLVYHKTHPVSKQGAEKMVIAGVFEAVDSSQLKNITSYYNIDSA
- the LOC134190272 gene encoding leucine-rich repeat serine/threonine-protein kinase 1-like isoform X2 → MAWLGFKEDGDGMIAVMVLIPSKCLATLQFKLDRDNDRTLEEIGIVSVVVVVGAKMKPRFEPTRLRSGNLDVLELPRVKGLVRKITDGNTVTLSEIASAAGQDVPIRVFTFLLAHATNCHNAVAVDDLAHIVCLRKKAGQSVFDILQTMKTPISLKLLSNAYIAGREKLVRALVHLKFVLHPAVESYTVLLATVCQNKDYPLSLFRFLLKSEETIEEPFQDCSRDDVYQKCVTYCCINERDDLAAVLLKRGATVAAETLRCYSSCVGRAMKHIGCHLYAILTPKCLVRCAELSWQSRRLTQIYNDWLSRDNLAAFLTKLDISDNGLGSIPSSILDGTLTRLEEVDCSQNSLTSLYHDVDEPYQRTYTYKLKVFNASRNQLKRLPLRLFQIPSLEILNVSRNSLTSLPGPDQFLETSSDSGSLELAEPRWLCTWLKELNVAHNALTQLPESFGNVLQLRKLNLSNNKLNSIAQSLCKARFLEHIDLSVNCLGAASIEANLNYLPDSVQILKLCGNDFSFMPMAVLKMMGLRRLYVAKNCISHLPYPQQWHLPHLEVLDLHDNKLDCGEGTILLPESFGKTLTYLDISHNQLTKFPRTILGLKRLICVKLEGNPKITELPKEIPTLKRLFELKIDDMLTAVQKFDETFRSDSPTIHYSRVKKIIRDIYYDYGVYCGVKVAISGSEVARANVLQELTVKNYSDAAERRVVYSLVSSSDTLKTFRPRLFRRHSRNVKTDITTTFKLWSIPDNCSFIVLQQVFFSENTIHLLVWDDSDGPSGLDLIEDTLKLIRGSKYSVRTAVVVLKSGQLTYTSDIQQRIASLGDKIGLAAITVDCHRRRHSNSTFLRDHIFSTAVELANISESAMGENSCAVPASFRHAARTLFSKNSETTEASVCSRKFVENHMFPNGFSDPDDFDEAMRFLMRIGSLLHYEDTPRNLYQYFFLNMDIVSRVLVAVTSGGSSHLSSGVSHTRHIYAIFTKLSISAADGDALFALLIKLSVVVPLDCCRCLLPFRLPRQKPGLNLSLSQYLIPIQSEQSDVPIQSDVDTDLMPDARATYVRRLYSITSLPPCFWGQFVSALLVQIQPLLDSLHDGDGDHNHDQHQAKTDAVFWAGGIVALYDEGCFIVNVVESDLSEETGSMEGGKLCMKNGLDIVVFDRRRRFAVLGLICSHVERLLQEWIDTSDDDHAYTSVEETVLSIKRLIPYPPFDLSSNHSVDERLNDLIFEHAIPQHATLESVEDCAQAIVEGSILTVGNTKTAVDVSHLVPDLTLSSIPPNERLDDRDVKIEVTPEGNLGSGGFANVFLGYVDDDQAAFKIFATIVTPPIFDEIQLETKEEIISRGPKRGSRHSSKRKQVKVKKVASLSQLKMNKSFVVASIGNAAVSEEEVKAAVRPPTPRLDPHQCFKHLRDLLQEVAVMKQLQHKHIVQFKGVLFDPYLCLVMEFAPGGNLASLINERRDEIGSLSDLLNGVHYSGIAHDGIMGRELTHRIAFQIALGLEYLHSKSICHLDMKPENVLVWSDSVTAPVNVKITDYGIALNMTTVGVRNVRGTIGYQAPEQLLLKNRTSQSFDLRVDVFAYGMMIYYLLTGVHPFEEDIIKRDRVEQNVRQNDRPSLPTGQSLIRLQSLIARCWQYWPSERPSPCEIVSEMCEASFHLQCDDLAVNGKHHILATALMTEELVRQHSDSIESLGARFPLRSPLVRHRSWTCGQVPSPRSRRSPRSRNRPTSLVSEDNVRPALSLAGRQLSLPTTITKPFSRPFLTETLSEFDEKKENFLRSPSPTSPRSRTPTPQDVSGESKRSSKDYQEYQEYQEYQEYQEDEATPGEFSSGEESDLSSEDEIAETLFSFALCITSDSLLVADPLISRFLCKQTTNKLISGDVSAVLFLHNRLWIGFQSKEIQVFECVNGEITEGIKHQSFTCNDVVQDFQYQIFPDSKEAKVFALLSNGQIVVVKGHKHATAHARTPRLLHEWGRDAFYQWDQPEVRTVGNIGFEREDAAKVTSCIVLPRLGELWFCQGNSIIAVDTIKSPEQLIEIDGSPADGITVTDITMIKHAVLVKDSVWCSGDASCRTLCEIQVPPVTQKASFKHQCWKLDQLISSILGCSKSTGRAGYVYNRRSLMSNTNHHNPQSIQCLAAVNDTVWVACNDGSILVVCKDDDDTVRVLATLQCRPTLDHAVAKTGEKPPSITITNMHQVGNRVLVYHKTHPVSKQGAEKMVIAGVFEAVDSSQLKNITSYYNIDSA